CATGGTCCTGCACGGCGGCGAACGCCATCGGAATGCCGAAGCCGAACGCGATGCCCAGATACGCCTGCGGAATCGCGAAGAATCGCTTGGTGAACGGATACGTGCCCGCGACGAACAGCGCGAACACCGATAGCTCCTTCGTGAGCGCGTTGAGCGGCAGAATCAGCAGGAACGCGACGAGCGAGAGCGCCGCAGCCAGCGCCACCGCTTCCCACGCCCTGATCTTGCCCGACGTGATCGGCCGCTCGGCGGTGCGCTTCACGTAGCGGTCGAAGTCGCGGTCGGCGTAGTCGTTGATCGCGCAGCCCGCCGAGCGCATGAGCAGCGTGCCGACGGCGAAGATCACGATCAGCATCGGCGATGGCCGGCCATCCGACGCGATCCATAACGCGTTGAGCGTCGGCCACAAAAGCAGCAGGCTGCCGATGGGCTTATCCAGGCGCACGAGGCGCATATAGAGCGGGAGACGGGCGAGCATGGAAGGTGATCGAAGCAGGGATAAGCTATTTTAGTCCAGCTCCGCGCGCCGCCTCCCAAAGCAAAAGACCCGTGCAGTCCATCGCACGGGTCTCTGAAGCGGGGAAAAAACCGCTTTAACTTACGCCAGCATCGAGCGCAGCATCCACGCGGTCTTTTCGTGCGTCTGCATGCGCTGCGTGAGCAGGTCGGCGGTCGGCTCGTCGTTGGCGGCTTCGGTCGCCGGGAAAATTTCGCGCGCCGTGCGCACGACCGCTTCCTGGCCTTCGACCAGCTGGCGAATCATGTCTTCGGCTTCGGGCACGCCTTCGGCTTCCGGAATGGACGAGAGCTTCGCGAAGTCGCGATAGCTGCCCGGCGCATGCACGCCCAGCGCGCGGATGCGTTCCGCGATGGAATCCACAGCGGTGGCCAGTTCGGTGTACTGCGTCTCGAACATCAGATGCAGCGTGTTGAACATCGGACCCGTGACGTTCCAGTGGAAGTTGTGCGTCTTCAGGTACAGCGTGTAAGTGTCCGCGAGCAGCCGGGACAGCCCATCGGCGATCCGTTTGCGGTCTTTGTCGTTAATGCCGATGTTGACGGCAGGTGCAATGCCTTTCTTCGCCATGATGACTCCGTGAAAGAGTGATTCGAACGTGGTGCGCGCCGCGCGTGACGCATTGTTTCGCCGCGCGGCGTTTCGAGCGTTCGACAGTGTAGCTTAGAAATGCCGCCGTTTCCTTGTGCGGCAAGGCTTTGAGCCGGCCATGCCGCAGGCCGGCGGCACCGCACGACGTCAGGCGGCCACGCCCGCGCCGTGCAGCGCGCTCGCGACGACCAGTCCGTATCCCGCCGCCACGATTCCGAATGCGAGTGCGACGCGCGCACCGCGCGTTGCCCGGCGGCTCGTCGCTTCAAGGCGATCCACCGCCTGACCGATGATGTTCAGTGTCTGGGTCATGATCCTTTCTCCCGTTCAACTGCTGCCGCCGCGCGTATCACGCGAATCAGACGGCAGCCGTGTCTTCAATGTCCTTGTTCACGTCGATCCGCTGCCCGAGCCGCGCGAGTGCATCGACCACGCCTTGTGCATACGCCGGATCGGCGCGGCGGAAGTGCTCGATCTGCCGCGCGACGATCTCGTCCGGCACGCCGTGAATGTGCCGCGCGATGTTGCCGAACAACCGCTCGCGGTGCGCATCGTCGAACAGGCGGAAGAGCGCGCCCGGCTGGCTGTAATAGTCGCCGTCCTCGCGATGATCGTAGCGATCCACCGCGCCCGCCGCGAGCGGCGGCTCGTTCACGCTTGCATCCTGCGCGAAGTCGCCGAAGCGGTTCGGCTCGTAGTTCACGCGGCCGCCGAGATTGCCATCGACGCGCATCCCGCCATCGCGATGGAACGGATTCGCGACCGGCGTGCGCGGCGCGTTCACCGGAATCTGATGGTGATTGATGCCGAGCCGGTAGCGTTGCGTGTCGCCGTAGGAAAAGAGACGCCCCTGCAACAGACGGTCCGGCGAGAAGCCGATGCCCGGCACCACGTTCGCCGGCGTGAACGCCGACTGCTCGACATCCGCGAAATAGTTCTGCGCGTTGCGGTTCAGTTCGATCACGCCGACATCGATCAGCGGATAGTCCTTGTGCGGCCAGACCTTCGTGATGTCGAACGGATTGATGTGATACGTCGCTGCGTCCGCTTCCGGCATGATCTGAACGCGGAAATTCCAGCGCGGGAAGTTGCCGCGATCGATGTTCTCGACCAGATCGCGCTGCGCGCTTTCGCGGTCAGCGGCGATCACGGCGGCGGCTTCGGCATCCGTGAAATTTTCGAGCGGCTGCTGCGACTTGAAGTGGAACTTCACGTAGAAGCGCTCGTTGTCCGCGTTGATGAACGAGAACGTGTGCGAACCGAAGCCGTGCATCTGCCGGTAATTCTTCGGGATGCCGCGATCACTCATCAAAATCGTCACCTGATGCAGCGATTCCGGATGACGCGACCAGAAATCCCACGCCGCCACGTTGCTGCGCAAATTCGTGTACGGATCGCGCTTTTGCGTGTGAATGAAGTCCGGAAACTTGAGCGGATCACGAATGAAAAATACCGGCGTGTTGTTGCCGACCACGTCCCAGTTGCCCTCTTCCGTGTAGAACTTGATGGAGAAGCCGCGCACGTCGCGCTCGGCATCGGCCGCGCCGCGCTCGCCAGCTACCGTCGAAAAGCGCATGAAAATGGGCGTTTCCTTGCCGACTTCGTTGAAGAGCTTCGCCTTCGTGTAGCGCGAAATGTCGTGCGTGACGCGCAACGTGCCGAATGCGCCCGAGCCCTTCGCATGCACGCGGCGCTCGGGAATCACTTCGCGGTCGAAGTGCG
This Caballeronia sp. LZ062 DNA region includes the following protein-coding sequences:
- the ubiA gene encoding 4-hydroxybenzoate octaprenyltransferase, with amino-acid sequence MLARLPLYMRLVRLDKPIGSLLLLWPTLNALWIASDGRPSPMLIVIFAVGTLLMRSAGCAINDYADRDFDRYVKRTAERPITSGKIRAWEAVALAAALSLVAFLLILPLNALTKELSVFALFVAGTYPFTKRFFAIPQAYLGIAFGFGIPMAFAAVQDHVPMLAWIMLAANVFWSVAYDTEYAMVDRDDDIKIGIRTSALTFGRYDVLAVMLCYAATLAIYAGIGITLHFGWPYWLGWLGAAGCAAYHYMLIRHRERMACFAAFRHNNWLGGVLFVGIALQYALAG
- a CDS encoding catalase, producing the protein MTTQRLTTASGAPVGDNQNSQTAGLRGPVTLQDFWLIEKLAHFDREVIPERRVHAKGSGAFGTLRVTHDISRYTKAKLFNEVGKETPIFMRFSTVAGERGAADAERDVRGFSIKFYTEEGNWDVVGNNTPVFFIRDPLKFPDFIHTQKRDPYTNLRSNVAAWDFWSRHPESLHQVTILMSDRGIPKNYRQMHGFGSHTFSFINADNERFYVKFHFKSQQPLENFTDAEAAAVIAADRESAQRDLVENIDRGNFPRWNFRVQIMPEADAATYHINPFDITKVWPHKDYPLIDVGVIELNRNAQNYFADVEQSAFTPANVVPGIGFSPDRLLQGRLFSYGDTQRYRLGINHHQIPVNAPRTPVANPFHRDGGMRVDGNLGGRVNYEPNRFGDFAQDASVNEPPLAAGAVDRYDHREDGDYYSQPGALFRLFDDAHRERLFGNIARHIHGVPDEIVARQIEHFRRADPAYAQGVVDALARLGQRIDVNKDIEDTAAV
- a CDS encoding Dps family protein, with product MAKKGIAPAVNIGINDKDRKRIADGLSRLLADTYTLYLKTHNFHWNVTGPMFNTLHLMFETQYTELATAVDSIAERIRALGVHAPGSYRDFAKLSSIPEAEGVPEAEDMIRQLVEGQEAVVRTAREIFPATEAANDEPTADLLTQRMQTHEKTAWMLRSMLA